A segment of the Xenorhabdus bovienii SS-2004 genome:
TTGGCGAAATTCCTTATCTTTTGAGGCCTGAAGAAAGAGATTTATCTTGCTATTTGGATGTTTCAGCAATATTCAAGTTTGATAACTAATCATTAGAAAAGGGGAGCCAGACATGCTCCCCAGTTTAATTTTAATAATTTCTCATTTTTGAGCTTCTTTTGCATCGCTAGTAGCGTGAGAACCTGTAGTGTGGGAAAGACGGATATAGACGATTTTCTGTTTTCCATAATCACAGCTACCGACAACTTTCCCAGAGCCTTCTACAACTTGATCATTAGGAACAACTTCAAGCCTAAAATCTTCTTTAGAGACATGATTATCAATGATCTTTTGCGAAATTATTTCTCTCAGGCTTTCACATGTTGTCTTTTGTGAGGCTTGTACTGCAAAGGGAGCAAGCGCAAAAAACAAGGCACCAGTC
Coding sequences within it:
- a CDS encoding DUF1161 domain-containing protein produces the protein MMVKKILLTGALFFALAPFAVQASQKTTCESLREIISQKIIDNHVSKEDFRLEVVPNDQVVEGSGKVVGSCDYGKQKIVYIRLSHTTGSHATSDAKEAQK